TTGGCGTCAGCCCCAGTGCCTATCAGCAGGCCTGCGATGTTATGGGACCGGAAAATGCTGCCACCGTGATTGCCTGCATTCTGGAACGCGGCGGCCATATCAATTCGGCAGGCGGCTATCTGCGTGATCTGACGCGGCGGGCGGAGCGCGGCGAGTTCTCGCTGGGTCCGATGCTGATGGCGTTGATGCGGGCCAACGGGCCCATGGCGAGAAAAACGGGATGAACCGCCCAAAAGCTTCGCGCCAGTCGCAGCGTCTGGAGGGAGTGTGGACCGGCAATCAGCCATCTTCTCCGCTTCCCTCCCGCACTTTGGTTGAAAGACACCGTTAACCATGTCATAAATGGCGGAACGAAACGCCTCATTTGCTTCCGTTTGTTAAAAACCGTAAAGGTTAACAATGCGCTACGACGTCGACGCTGTGATGCTTCAAGCCCTGCTTCCACTGCTTGCTGCGGCCGAGGATGTGGTGGCGCGGTTGGACGAGCGGGTGCTGCGCTCGCCGGTTGGCGGGGGATTTGCCGAACGCAGCCACTTCTTCGATGCGGCGGGCGCGTTATGGGTCGCCGGTGAGCTCGTTCATGTCGAGGATCTCGTTCTGCACGACGCGCATATGGATAGCCGCGCTCCCAGCCACGAACTGACGATCGCTCATTCAGTGCTGCGGACGCGTCGACGCATCTGGACCGGCGAACCGTCCTGGGCACTCGGCGCCCCGGGGCTGGCAACGCTGACCGCGACAACGGGGGAAGGGGAGGGCATCACTCAGGAGGCCAAGAGCCCGGCAGTTACGGTTGAGGCGGGCGACGAAGGCGAGAATGAAGAGGGGCCGCTTGCTGCCGAAATGGCCGAGATTGATGCGATTCTTGCCCGCTCACAGAAGCTCATCGACATCCATACGGGCAAAGCGGCGCTCGGCGAGACGGCCGCAATATCTCCGGCCAAGCGCAACGATGATCCCTTCGGCCTGCTTGGCGATGAGGAATGGGATGAGGAACAGCGGCTTGCAGAATGGCGGGGCGTGCTGCCACTGGCTGACAGCCTTCCGCCGGTTCTAGGCGCCGTCATCCTTTTCGAAGCCTGGGACAGGATCGAGCCGTTACGGCGTCAGCATTGGCTCGGTGGTCTTCTGGTAGAAAGCTACCTGCGCGCCCGCGGAAAGGTCACTTCGCATCTCTTCTCCTTTTATGGCGGGCTGAAATTGGTGCGCCACGAGCGGCGTAGGGCCCGCGACCGGGCGATTCGGCTGCAAGCTTTTCTCGATGCGATGCAGCTGGCTGCTGCTGCCGGCCTCAAGGAAATCGACCGGTTGTCGCTTGCCCGCACGCAGATGGAACTGCGCTTTCGCGGCCGTCGCTCGAACAGCAGCCTGCCGGAGCTTGCCGATTTCATTCTGTCGCGGCCGATGGTGTCGGCAGCGATGATCGCGCGGCATCTGCGCATCACGCCGCGCGGAGCGCTGAACCTTGTCAACGAGATCGGTATTCGTGAAATCACCGGCCGTGGCCGCTATCGGGCCTGGGGCATCATCTGAGTTCGAAAAAGAAACGGCCGGGCGTTGCCCCGGCCGTTTCCTTTTAGAGTGAGCGCCCGGTCTGCCATCCTGTCACAGACTGCAGACCGGACGCTCTTGCGCTTCCATTGCCCCCAGAAGCGCGGTCCTATTCCCGCTCGCCGGTGAAGTTGAGCAGAAGCTGGAAGATGTTGACGAAGTTCAGGTAGAGCGAGAGCGCACCGAAGACGGCGAGCTTCTGGTTCGATTCCTGATCGTGGTTTTCCGAATATTGTTCCTTGATGTTCTGCGTGTCGTAGGCAGTCAGACCGACGAAGACGACGATACCGATCACCGAGATCGCAAACTGCAGCGCGCTCGAACCCAGGAAGATGTTGACAATGCTGGCGATGATGACGCCGAACAGGCCCATGATCAGGAACGAGCCAATGCGCGAGAGGTCACGCTTCGTCACATAGCCGTAAAGGCTGGTGGCGCCGAACATCGTGGCGGTGATGAAAAATGTCCGCGCGATACTCGTCCCGGTAAAGACCAGGAAGACGGAGGCGAGCGACAGACCCATCACGGCGCAGAAGGCCCAGAAGGTGATCTGGGCGGTGCTGGCCGACATCGTCTGGATTTTGAACGAGAAGAAGAAGACGAAGGCGAGCGGTGCGAGCATCACGACCCACTTCAGCGGCGAGCCGAAGATCGGGACATAGAGGGCTGGCGTCGAGCCGACGACGAAGGCGACAAGGCCTGTTATCACGAGGCCGAGAGCCATATAGTTGTAGACGCGCAGCATATGCTGGCGCAGGCCTTCGTCGAAGAGGGCCTGAGAGCCGGCGACGGCTCCGTAGCGGGGATTGATCGGGTTCATGCTGATCTCCTCGGTTTGAACTAATAGAGCGAGCGGGCGAGCCGTTCGGCCGCCTGATCGAGATTGAGGCCGCTATCATCGGCAATCAGCGCATAGGCGACGTCGCCGATCTGCCAATAGGCGGCTTCAGCTTTTTCGAGTGCGAGATGGCTGACCGGCTGGACCTCGA
This window of the Rhizobium bangladeshense genome carries:
- a CDS encoding RHE_PE00001 family protein → MRYDVDAVMLQALLPLLAAAEDVVARLDERVLRSPVGGGFAERSHFFDAAGALWVAGELVHVEDLVLHDAHMDSRAPSHELTIAHSVLRTRRRIWTGEPSWALGAPGLATLTATTGEGEGITQEAKSPAVTVEAGDEGENEEGPLAAEMAEIDAILARSQKLIDIHTGKAALGETAAISPAKRNDDPFGLLGDEEWDEEQRLAEWRGVLPLADSLPPVLGAVILFEAWDRIEPLRRQHWLGGLLVESYLRARGKVTSHLFSFYGGLKLVRHERRRARDRAIRLQAFLDAMQLAAAAGLKEIDRLSLARTQMELRFRGRRSNSSLPELADFILSRPMVSAAMIARHLRITPRGALNLVNEIGIREITGRGRYRAWGII
- a CDS encoding Bax inhibitor-1/YccA family protein; amino-acid sequence: MNPINPRYGAVAGSQALFDEGLRQHMLRVYNYMALGLVITGLVAFVVGSTPALYVPIFGSPLKWVVMLAPLAFVFFFSFKIQTMSASTAQITFWAFCAVMGLSLASVFLVFTGTSIARTFFITATMFGATSLYGYVTKRDLSRIGSFLIMGLFGVIIASIVNIFLGSSALQFAISVIGIVVFVGLTAYDTQNIKEQYSENHDQESNQKLAVFGALSLYLNFVNIFQLLLNFTGERE